TGGACTCGACGCCCGCGAGGGACTTCGGGAAGTTGGTGAAGATGACGCGGTCTGCCCCGATCCCCCTGTCATGGAGGGCCTCCTCGATCCCCTTCGCCATCTCCCCTGACTGCATGTTCTCGATGACGTACTTCACATTCCGGTATTTCTCCGGGTTCGAGGCGATGTCGTCGACGACCTTTGCCGGGGTGAACTGCCCGCCCATGTAGAAGTCGGGCCCGAAGACGGCGACGACGTTGAGGTCGAGCCAGCTCTCCGCCGCTTCCCTCTGCCAGACCATCACGATGACGTCCTGCCCCTTGACCCGGATCTTTTCCTCGTCCGTGAGGTCGGCGGCGTCGATCGCGTCGCAGTACGCCTCACAGTTCGCCTCATATGCGGTGGCGTTCGCCCCGTCTGCGGCAATGAGGATGTCCTTCACATCCTCTGCAAAGACCTTCGCCTTCTCGGGGGTGCTCCAGTCCTGTGCGCCGACGACGGTCCAGGTCACGTTTTTCCCGTAATTGCTCTTCATGAACTTCTCGACTGCCGGCATGACAACGGGTTTGTCCATGCTTGAGTCGTGGGCCATGAAGAGGTCTGCCGATGCGATAAAGTCCTTCTGCATCTGGATGCGGCTATCGATGATGTCGCCCTGCATATGCGGGCAGATGGTCGGGTCGGCGACTGCGATCACGTTCACATGGTCGCCGCCGATCGCCTGCACGGGATCAGCGATGACACTCGTCGTGGCGACGATATCCATCGCCGCGACGGCAGGCACGCCGAGAGTGCATATCACAAATAATATAATGAGTATTCTCTCAATGCTACTTTTAATCATCATATGTTTAACAATGTGTTAATTATATTATATATTTTGCTAAAATGGAGGAAGAGGTTCAGTCCCCCTTCGGAACCCGGCGCTTCGGGGATATGAGCACTGCCAGGAGGAAAAGGGCGCTGAAGGCGACGGCGACGAGGGGGCCGACCGGGAGGGAGTGCTGGAGCCCGACCCATGCCCCGGTGACGCTGACCGTTGCAGCGACAAGAGGGGCGACAAGGAAGAGGCCCCTGACCGTGGAGCAGAACTGGTAGGCGATCGCCGCCGGGGTGACGAGCCAGACATAGAGGAGGAGGCCCCCGATGATGTTGAGGGAGAGGGAGACCGAGATGGCGATCATGAAGAGGAGGGCATAAAAGATGGGGCGCACCCTTATCCCGGCCGCTTCGGCAATCTTTTTGTTGAAGATGACCGCCGTGATCTCCTTGAAAAAGATCAGGACAAAGAGGACGGCGACGATGGAGATGAGGGCGAGGGCATAGATCTCCTCACGGTACAGGGAGACGACGTTCCCGAAAAGAAGTGCGCTCGTGTTGACGCCTGTCCCGAGGTACTGCATGTACGAGATGAAGAATATGGCAATGGCCATCATCATCCCGAAGAGGATCCCGAGGATCGTGTCTGTGGGCATCCTCGCCTTCTCCGAGAGGGGGCCAAGGATGACGGCGATCGTCAGGCTTGCGAGGACTGCCGCAACGGTCCCGTCGATGCCGAAGAAGATCCCGACGGCA
This window of the Methanofollis ethanolicus genome carries:
- a CDS encoding metal ABC transporter solute-binding protein, Zn/Mn family, yielding MICTLGVPAVAAMDIVATTSVIADPVQAIGGDHVNVIAVADPTICPHMQGDIIDSRIQMQKDFIASADLFMAHDSSMDKPVVMPAVEKFMKSNYGKNVTWTVVGAQDWSTPEKAKVFAEDVKDILIAADGANATAYEANCEAYCDAIDAADLTDEEKIRVKGQDVIVMVWQREAAESWLDLNVVAVFGPDFYMGGQFTPAKVVDDIASNPEKYRNVKYVIENMQSGEMAKGIEEALHDRGIGADRVIFTNFPKSLAGVESIPDVLVHNKETVMASPVTPAAGDSGSGGWDTALATGIAAGETSEFCFQGCAVMKVVIVPEEEMSSLTMTARELSSVPAGVGEIENATYQYLEVGPGFGNLENCNATFEFAVDEAWIVGQGINTTDIALQRYHDGAWQTLRTEYLGTEGGVAKYRAYCTGFSYFAITVVQGGAVAAVAEEIPAETTVTTATTIAQTTSSETTKATATVGTTATTVPPTTAQQSPLSPVSLLTAAALAVFLLRRT
- a CDS encoding metal ABC transporter permease, giving the protein MSAPSREARMLEFLIPNNIVCHAVEAMLFASIACSVLGVIITQMNISSIGFTMTHAAFAGAAVGIFFGIDGTVAAVLASLTIAVILGPLSEKARMPTDTILGILFGMMMAIAIFFISYMQYLGTGVNTSALLFGNVVSLYREEIYALALISIVAVLFVLIFFKEITAVIFNKKIAEAAGIRVRPIFYALLFMIAISVSLSLNIIGGLLLYVWLVTPAAIAYQFCSTVRGLFLVAPLVAATVSVTGAWVGLQHSLPVGPLVAVAFSALFLLAVLISPKRRVPKGD